In Bacteroidales bacterium, a single genomic region encodes these proteins:
- a CDS encoding ABC-F family ATP-binding cassette domain-containing protein, with product MISVDGLTVEFGGSTLFKDISFVINEKDRIALMGKNGAGKSTLLKILAGVRNATRGQVSAPKDTVIAYLPQHLMTEDGRTVFEEASQAFAHLHQMEAEIEELNRQLTERTDYDSDEYMALIEEVATKSEKFYAIDMTHFEEDVEKTLLGLGFERKDFSRQTSEFSGGWRMRIELAKMLLRNPDILLLDEPTNHLDIESIGWLEEFIINNGKTVVVISHDRKFVDNITTRTIEVTMGRIYDYKVNYSQYLQLRAERREQQMKQFEEQQKMIQETKDFIERFKGTYSKTLQVQSRVKMLEKLEIIEVDEEDTSALRLKFPPSPRSGQYPVITDGVGKAFGDKRIFSNVTLTVERGDKIAFVERNGEGKSTLVKCIMNELEHEGELKLGHNVQIGYFAQNQASMLDEELTVFQTIDDVAKGDIRNKIRDLLGAFMFGGEASSKKVKVLSGGERTRLAIMKLLLEPVNLLILDEPTNHLDLKTKDILKQALRDFDGTLICVSHDRDFLDGLVSKVYEFGHGRVREHLCGIYEFLETKKLEGLQELERKSN from the coding sequence ATGATTTCAGTTGATGGACTTACCGTAGAATTTGGCGGTAGTACCCTATTTAAAGATATTTCATTTGTTATTAACGAGAAAGACCGTATTGCTCTTATGGGCAAAAATGGTGCTGGTAAAAGTACTCTGTTAAAGATTTTGGCAGGGGTACGCAATGCAACACGCGGACAGGTGTCTGCTCCTAAAGATACAGTAATTGCTTATTTACCTCAGCACTTAATGACCGAAGATGGAAGAACGGTTTTTGAAGAGGCTTCTCAAGCATTTGCCCATCTTCATCAGATGGAGGCTGAGATTGAGGAACTTAACAGACAACTTACCGAGCGTACCGACTACGATAGTGACGAATATATGGCTCTGATTGAAGAGGTTGCCACAAAGAGCGAGAAGTTCTACGCAATAGATATGACTCACTTTGAGGAGGATGTTGAAAAAACACTTCTTGGTTTGGGTTTTGAACGTAAAGATTTTTCTCGACAAACTTCGGAGTTTTCGGGAGGTTGGCGAATGAGAATTGAACTTGCAAAGATGCTGTTGCGTAACCCCGACATTCTATTGCTTGACGAGCCTACCAACCACTTGGATATTGAGTCGATTGGCTGGTTAGAGGAGTTTATTATAAATAATGGAAAGACAGTTGTTGTAATAAGCCACGACCGCAAGTTTGTTGATAATATTACCACAAGAACTATTGAGGTTACAATGGGTAGAATTTATGACTACAAAGTTAACTACTCACAATATCTTCAACTTAGAGCAGAACGCCGAGAACAGCAGATGAAGCAGTTTGAGGAGCAACAAAAGATGATTCAAGAGACTAAAGATTTTATTGAACGTTTTAAAGGCACATACTCAAAAACACTGCAAGTGCAGAGCCGTGTGAAGATGCTTGAGAAACTTGAGATAATTGAGGTTGATGAAGAGGATACTTCGGCTTTACGACTTAAATTCCCTCCTTCTCCTCGTTCAGGGCAATACCCCGTAATTACCGATGGTGTTGGTAAAGCATTTGGAGATAAACGCATATTCTCAAACGTAACACTTACTGTTGAACGTGGCGACAAGATTGCTTTTGTGGAACGTAACGGAGAGGGTAAATCTACGTTGGTAAAGTGTATTATGAACGAACTTGAGCATGAGGGTGAACTTAAATTAGGTCATAATGTTCAGATTGGATATTTTGCACAAAATCAGGCATCTATGTTAGATGAAGAACTGACCGTTTTTCAGACAATAGATGATGTTGCAAAGGGTGATATTCGCAATAAAATACGCGATCTTTTGGGTGCATTTATGTTTGGTGGCGAAGCAAGTAGCAAAAAGGTTAAAGTTCTTTCGGGTGGTGAGCGTACTCGTTTGGCTATTATGAAACTGCTACTTGAGCCTGTTAATTTGCTTATACTTGATGAACCTACCAACCATCTGGATTTAAAAACCAAAGATATTCTTAAACAGGCTCTTCGTGATTTTGATGGAACTCTGATTTGTGTTAGCCACGACAGAGATTTTCTTGATGGTCTTGTTTCAAAGGTTTATGAGTTTGGTCATGGCAGAGTTCGTGAACATCTTTGTGGTATTTACGAATTCCTTGAAACAAAGAAATTAGAGGGACTGCAAGAACTTGAAAGGAAGAGTAATTAA